A region of Nostoc sp. 'Peltigera membranacea cyanobiont' N6 DNA encodes the following proteins:
- a CDS encoding SPL family radical SAM protein produces the protein MAQPKYEGYCECTPTKLVREKFGDVNIYAQNAKSLLTKATGFIAAYDFTLNPYRGCQYGCSYCYAAAFSPNSQMRQDWGKWVIYKENAAEILAKELDQWYKKNPHQPPRIYMSSVTDPYQPLESKHQLTRKLLEVMLDYRPTLVIQTRSPIIVRDIDYLQRFQRLRINMSIPTGSELVRKDFEPRSPSIKARLNAITKIKQSIDYFKGFLPKISITITPLLPTLATDEAAFIEKLAIADRVVIQAFHSSQSRSLVASTRQEAEEIKQKYAWWYEDEKLSYMRFKEKLVFQLPGVEIMEGKEGFGYE, from the coding sequence ATGGCACAACCAAAATATGAAGGTTATTGCGAATGCACTCCTACAAAATTAGTCCGAGAAAAGTTTGGAGATGTGAATATTTATGCACAAAATGCTAAATCACTCTTAACAAAAGCTACAGGTTTTATTGCTGCTTATGATTTTACCCTGAATCCTTATCGGGGTTGTCAATACGGTTGTAGTTATTGCTATGCGGCGGCGTTTAGCCCTAATTCGCAAATGCGCCAAGATTGGGGAAAATGGGTAATTTATAAGGAAAATGCTGCTGAAATTTTAGCTAAAGAGTTAGATCAATGGTACAAAAAAAATCCTCATCAACCTCCTAGAATTTATATGAGTAGCGTTACCGATCCTTATCAACCACTAGAGTCTAAACATCAACTTACTCGTAAATTGTTAGAAGTCATGCTTGATTATCGTCCAACATTGGTAATTCAAACTCGTAGCCCAATTATTGTTAGAGATATTGATTATTTACAACGATTTCAGCGATTGCGAATTAATATGAGTATTCCCACTGGTAGCGAATTAGTTAGGAAAGATTTTGAACCGCGATCGCCCAGTATTAAAGCCAGATTAAATGCTATCACTAAAATTAAACAAAGTATTGATTATTTCAAAGGTTTTCTTCCCAAAATTTCTATCACTATTACCCCTCTACTTCCCACTTTAGCAACTGATGAAGCTGCTTTTATTGAAAAATTAGCCATCGCCGATAGAGTTGTAATTCAAGCTTTCCATTCTAGCCAGAGTCGTTCTCTTGTAGCATCAACTCGCCAAGAAGCTGAAGAAATTAAGCAAAAATACGCTTGGTGGTATGAGGATGAGAAATTAAGCTATATGAGATTTAAGGAAAAATTAGTTTTTCAACTCCCAGGTGTAGAAATTATGGAAGGTAAAGAGGGATTTGGTTATGAATAA
- a CDS encoding photosystem II assembly protein, protein MNNSIKNWWQSQQFKLALKRGDIRRATQLLQEIQKSGARFSWLEKLFRDKVQLERYSQEYKRETETLSKQLTEISQQKDDLILIPDEEFIKYISKAFNLIQHDESKLQSTGIDERIFDNFESSLVEYLKEEFSRIPEKQLFIKLEDALEDINNLKIGQDPDYRFSLTPHVYFMKYFLDNVYCIYLAWFLIYQDALLPSKVNILDIAAGPGTVAYGLALFLQSSSGFFNIPQMHISYYSLEKQDAFQFRGLQFWRRYIESHLTTVNAFFRFVTTDIFNWKTESNNLPKDFFDFIVISHCFFIDKAKRFEANNTYKQIFATSLKKSGYILLIVQNKKLFKIYDLHQVENQQQEKNVMDKFLAELGLELVWYKYLTSTGLRTSLSGADFAKFAQDKLPKKLYMSPILQQYFGQKYQSNYTLDDYVILAKKS, encoded by the coding sequence ATGAATAATTCTATCAAAAATTGGTGGCAGAGTCAGCAATTTAAATTAGCTTTAAAACGCGGGGATATCCGACGTGCAACGCAACTATTGCAAGAGATTCAAAAGTCAGGTGCAAGATTCTCATGGTTAGAAAAACTATTTAGGGATAAAGTTCAACTTGAACGTTATTCCCAAGAATACAAACGAGAAACAGAAACTTTAAGTAAACAACTAACAGAAATATCACAGCAAAAAGATGATCTCATATTAATCCCAGATGAGGAATTTATTAAATATATCTCTAAAGCTTTTAATTTAATACAGCACGATGAATCTAAATTACAATCTACTGGTATTGATGAACGGATATTTGATAATTTTGAATCAAGTTTAGTTGAATATCTTAAAGAAGAATTTAGTAGAATTCCTGAAAAGCAGTTATTTATTAAGTTAGAAGACGCTCTTGAAGATATTAATAACTTAAAAATTGGACAAGATCCAGACTACCGTTTTAGTCTAACTCCTCATGTCTACTTTATGAAATATTTTTTAGACAATGTATATTGCATATATTTAGCTTGGTTTCTCATTTACCAGGATGCTTTACTACCAAGTAAGGTTAACATCCTTGATATTGCAGCAGGTCCAGGAACAGTTGCTTATGGTTTAGCTTTATTTCTCCAAAGTAGTAGCGGTTTTTTTAATATCCCGCAAATGCACATATCTTACTACTCTTTAGAAAAACAAGATGCTTTCCAATTTCGTGGACTTCAGTTTTGGCGACGATATATAGAGTCGCATTTAACCACGGTGAATGCTTTCTTCCGCTTTGTTACTACTGATATTTTTAATTGGAAAACTGAATCGAATAATCTACCCAAAGACTTTTTCGACTTTATCGTAATTTCCCACTGCTTCTTTATAGATAAAGCCAAGAGGTTTGAAGCTAATAATACTTATAAGCAAATATTTGCCACTAGCTTAAAAAAATCGGGCTATATTTTGCTAATTGTGCAAAATAAGAAGTTATTCAAAATTTATGATCTTCACCAAGTTGAAAACCAACAGCAAGAAAAAAATGTAATGGATAAATTTCTGGCAGAACTTGGATTAGAGTTAGTCTGGTATAAATATCTGACCTCAACAGGTTTAAGAACATCTTTGTCCGGTGCTGATTTTGCTAAGTTCGCTCAAGATAAATTACCAAAAAAACTGTATATGAGTCCAATACTGCAACAGTATTTTGGTCAGAAGTATCAGTCAAACTATACATTAGATGATTATGTAATTTTGGCGAAAAAATCATGA
- a CDS encoding urease accessory protein UreD, whose product MTCNSQIAEGWHGKLNLVYADRKGATQLIYDRHQAPLKVQRPFYPEGEKVCHSVILHTAGGMVGGDRLSSNIHLQPQAQTLITTAAASKIYRSNGLQARQTIQMQVDAGACLEWLPQETILFNDAIYRQDLRVELATGGSWLGWEITRFGRSARGEKFLQGEWRSHTEIWQQGVPLWIDRQWLRGSEEIFHSPHGLGGKPIVGSLVWVGGAVSGEIVEKTRNLWNGEGETGVSRLQHGLLCRYRGASTSEVRNWFINVWQLLRVSFLNRGNCIPRVWQL is encoded by the coding sequence ATGACCTGCAATTCACAAATAGCAGAAGGGTGGCATGGCAAACTTAATTTAGTTTATGCCGATCGCAAAGGTGCAACCCAATTAATTTACGATCGCCACCAAGCACCCCTGAAGGTACAACGCCCATTCTACCCAGAAGGGGAAAAAGTCTGTCACAGCGTCATTTTACACACAGCAGGGGGTATGGTAGGAGGCGATCGCTTATCCTCTAACATCCACCTCCAACCCCAAGCCCAAACCTTAATCACTACAGCTGCTGCAAGCAAGATATACCGCAGCAATGGCTTACAAGCTAGACAAACCATCCAGATGCAAGTTGATGCTGGTGCTTGTTTGGAGTGGTTGCCGCAAGAGACAATTTTATTTAACGACGCGATTTATCGGCAAGATTTACGGGTAGAATTAGCAACCGGGGGCAGTTGGTTAGGCTGGGAAATTACCCGATTTGGTCGCAGTGCTAGAGGAGAAAAATTCTTACAAGGAGAATGGCGATCGCACACGGAAATTTGGCAGCAAGGCGTTCCATTATGGATCGATCGGCAATGGTTACGGGGTAGCGAAGAAATTTTTCACAGTCCCCACGGTTTGGGTGGAAAACCAATTGTAGGTAGTCTAGTTTGGGTTGGTGGTGCAGTTTCAGGAGAAATTGTCGAAAAAACGCGAAATTTATGGAATGGGGAAGGAGAAACGGGTGTTAGTCGGTTACAACATGGATTATTGTGTCGATATCGCGGTGCTTCTACATCTGAGGTGAGGAACTGGTTTATTAATGTTTGGCAGTTGCTGCGAGTTTCTTTTTTAAATCGTGGTAATTGTATACCAAGAGTGTGGCAGCTTTAA
- the ureA gene encoding urease subunit gamma produces MQLTPQEKDKLLIFTAALLAERRKGRGLKLNYPEAIAYISAAILEGARDGQTVADLMSYGTTLLTRDDVMEGIPEMVHDVQVEATFPDGTKLVTVHNPIR; encoded by the coding sequence ATGCAACTTACGCCGCAGGAAAAAGATAAGCTATTAATTTTTACTGCTGCTTTATTAGCAGAAAGACGGAAAGGAAGGGGTTTAAAACTGAATTATCCAGAAGCGATCGCGTATATTTCTGCTGCTATTTTAGAAGGGGCGAGAGATGGGCAAACTGTAGCTGACTTGATGAGCTATGGTACAACATTATTAACGCGGGATGATGTCATGGAAGGGATACCAGAAATGGTGCATGATGTGCAAGTTGAAGCTACTTTTCCTGATGGCACAAAGTTAGTAACAGTACATAATCCAATTCGTTAA
- a CDS encoding urease subunit beta, which produces MIPGEIITPEGEIELNIGRPTIKLQVSNTGDRPIQVGSHYHFYEVNTALNFDREQARGMRLDIPAGTAVRFEPGDEKEVTLVTLVGTRQVYGFNAKINGSL; this is translated from the coding sequence ATGATTCCTGGAGAAATTATCACACCAGAAGGTGAAATTGAACTAAATATTGGTCGTCCAACTATAAAATTGCAAGTTTCAAATACAGGCGATCGCCCGATACAAGTCGGTTCCCACTATCACTTTTATGAAGTCAACACCGCCTTAAACTTTGACAGAGAACAAGCGCGAGGAATGCGCCTCGATATCCCCGCAGGAACCGCAGTCCGCTTTGAACCAGGCGACGAAAAAGAAGTGACTTTAGTCACGTTAGTCGGGACTCGCCAAGTCTACGGCTTCAACGCCAAAATTAACGGTTCTCTGTAG
- a CDS encoding DUF1349 domain-containing protein, whose product MEWYNEPPVWEVKDEAIAIKSGGKTDFWRETHYGFIRDNGHFFYQKIQGNFIAEVKVNGQYQDLYDQAGLMVRSDELNWLKCGIEFVNGVQQISAVVTRNFSDWSVIPVPQNPSAIWVRVTRRGTGIEVEYSLNGTEYTMLRLAYLTPVETLSVGVMCASPEGNGFQMRFEKFQIRSL is encoded by the coding sequence ATGGAATGGTACAATGAACCGCCTGTTTGGGAAGTAAAAGATGAAGCGATCGCTATTAAGTCTGGCGGAAAAACAGATTTTTGGCGGGAAACTCACTACGGTTTTATTAGAGATAATGGTCACTTTTTTTATCAAAAGATTCAAGGTAACTTTATTGCCGAAGTTAAAGTCAATGGACAGTATCAGGATTTATACGATCAAGCAGGTTTGATGGTACGTTCAGATGAATTGAATTGGTTAAAATGTGGTATTGAATTTGTCAACGGCGTACAACAAATTAGTGCAGTAGTGACACGCAATTTCTCAGATTGGTCTGTTATTCCAGTACCCCAAAATCCATCTGCAATTTGGGTACGTGTAACTCGACGCGGCACAGGAATAGAAGTCGAATACTCTTTAAATGGAACTGAGTACACAATGCTGCGGCTTGCTTATTTGACTCCAGTGGAAACATTAAGTGTCGGTGTGATGTGTGCCTCACCTGAAGGAAATGGTTTTCAGATGAGGTTTGAAAAATTCCAAATTCGTAGTTTGTGA
- the ureC gene encoding urease subunit alpha — protein MSYRMDRRAYAETYGPTVGDRIRLADTELFIEVEQDFTTYGDEVKFGGGKVIRDGMGQSPISNADGAVDLVITNALILDWWGIVKADIGIKDGKIFKIGKAGNPYIQDNVDIIIGPGTEALAGEGMILTAGGIDAHIHFICPQQIEVAIASGITTMIGGGTGPATGTNATTCTPGPWNIYRMLQAADAFPVNLGFLGKGNASQPQGLVEQVNAGAMGLKLHEDWGTTPAAIDTCLSVADEYDVQVAIHTDTLNEAGFVEDTIAAFKNRVIHTYHTEGAGGGHAPDIIKVCGQANVLPSSTNPTRPYTLNTLDEHLDMLMVCHHLDPAIAEDVAFAESRIRRETIAAEDILHDLGAFSMISSDSQAMGRVGEVIIRTWQTSHKMKVQRGTLNPQGAEQKADNFRAKRYVAKYTINPAIAHGIAQYVGSVEEGKLADLCLWRSAFFGVKPEIVIKGGMIAWAQMGDANASIPTPQPVYMRSMFGSFAGARHATSLTFISQAALEKEIPSQLGLQKAAVAVSGTRQLSKRDMKLNDALPHIEVDPETYQVRADGELLICEPATVLPMAQRYFLF, from the coding sequence ATGAGTTATAGAATGGATCGCCGCGCTTACGCCGAAACCTATGGCCCCACAGTAGGCGATCGCATCCGACTTGCAGACACAGAATTATTTATTGAAGTTGAACAAGATTTCACTACCTACGGCGATGAAGTAAAATTCGGCGGCGGTAAAGTTATTAGAGACGGAATGGGACAATCCCCAATTTCTAACGCCGATGGTGCTGTAGATTTAGTAATTACCAATGCCTTAATTCTCGATTGGTGGGGTATTGTCAAAGCGGATATCGGCATTAAAGATGGCAAGATTTTCAAAATTGGTAAAGCCGGAAATCCTTATATTCAAGACAATGTAGATATTATTATCGGCCCTGGAACCGAAGCCTTAGCAGGAGAAGGAATGATTCTCACTGCTGGCGGTATTGATGCCCATATTCATTTTATTTGTCCCCAACAGATAGAAGTTGCGATCGCTTCCGGTATTACCACCATGATCGGCGGTGGTACTGGCCCAGCTACAGGTACAAATGCCACTACCTGCACTCCCGGCCCTTGGAATATTTACCGAATGTTGCAAGCTGCTGATGCTTTTCCCGTCAACTTAGGATTTTTGGGTAAAGGTAATGCCAGCCAGCCCCAAGGACTTGTAGAACAAGTAAATGCTGGTGCAATGGGGTTAAAACTACATGAAGACTGGGGAACCACACCCGCAGCAATTGATACTTGCCTTAGCGTTGCTGATGAATATGATGTGCAAGTAGCGATTCATACTGATACCCTGAACGAAGCCGGATTTGTCGAAGATACGATCGCAGCTTTCAAGAATCGTGTCATCCACACCTATCACACCGAAGGCGCAGGCGGCGGACACGCGCCAGATATTATCAAAGTTTGCGGACAAGCCAACGTTCTGCCATCTTCCACCAATCCCACACGCCCTTACACTTTAAATACCTTAGATGAACACCTGGATATGTTGATGGTATGCCATCATCTTGACCCAGCGATCGCTGAAGATGTCGCTTTTGCTGAATCTCGTATCCGCCGAGAAACCATTGCCGCCGAAGATATTTTGCACGACTTAGGCGCATTTAGCATGATTTCTTCCGATTCTCAGGCAATGGGAAGAGTAGGCGAAGTGATAATTCGCACTTGGCAGACATCTCACAAAATGAAGGTGCAACGGGGAACTCTTAACCCACAAGGAGCAGAGCAAAAAGCGGATAACTTTCGGGCAAAAAGATATGTTGCTAAGTATACAATTAACCCTGCGATCGCTCACGGGATTGCTCAATATGTGGGTTCAGTGGAAGAGGGAAAATTAGCAGATTTATGTTTGTGGCGATCGGCGTTTTTTGGTGTCAAACCAGAGATAGTCATTAAAGGCGGAATGATTGCATGGGCGCAAATGGGCGATGCTAACGCCAGTATTCCCACACCGCAACCTGTTTATATGCGATCGATGTTTGGTAGTTTTGCAGGGGCGCGTCATGCCACATCATTAACTTTTATTTCCCAAGCAGCTTTAGAGAAAGAAATTCCCAGCCAGCTAGGTTTACAAAAGGCAGCAGTTGCAGTTTCTGGGACACGGCAATTGAGTAAGCGGGATATGAAGCTGAATGATGCACTACCCCACATTGAAGTAGATCCAGAAACATATCAAGTTAGGGCAGATGGTGAGTTGCTGATTTGTGAACCTGCGACAGTTTTACCAATGGCACAGAGGTACTTTTTGTTTTAA
- a CDS encoding family 16 glycoside hydrolase, producing the protein MSYPPEVSGASYLPEFFPFFHLSIFGIPEVQIIYSIFGSLIFFICAFIFREDLNLLKEKLKSKVGIFYNSRNQVRERYKNRSGWSNQWVYNLRYTPSKGMIILVWLIKTTFLLLILLWLIIFIINWIINLLAWLGSSFLLITDLTTYPLKAIGIEQAAIGWLVLGCFVGGAIGLIQSLKRIEQYSYLDKVYLIAIIIPSLLFITGLITANFQHNIDFFPNVVLVDDFKYPSQNWNKDTLLSIKNGGLFHPGTKNNNFKVSIWGNKNQIFKDFDFSVDVKKVNGTDDSAFGIIARTSENNKSSVRQNFYYLLIKGNGEFAMGKLIGSNKWEDKVGWQHSTSIKQGNNINRLRVVCNGKKVIGWINGQRVGIFEDDSYTSGKIGVISLGSSDDGAAVYFDNVLVKTKPE; encoded by the coding sequence TTGTCATACCCACCAGAAGTCAGTGGAGCTTCTTATTTACCAGAATTTTTTCCTTTTTTCCATCTAAGTATATTTGGGATACCAGAGGTGCAGATTATATATTCAATTTTTGGTAGTCTAATATTCTTTATTTGTGCGTTTATATTTCGTGAGGATTTAAATTTATTAAAAGAAAAATTAAAATCAAAAGTAGGAATATTTTATAATTCGAGAAATCAAGTAAGAGAAAGATATAAAAATCGATCTGGTTGGAGTAATCAATGGGTTTATAACCTGCGATATACTCCCAGTAAAGGAATGATTATTTTAGTTTGGCTAATCAAAACAACATTTTTATTATTAATACTATTATGGCTAATTATATTTATCATTAATTGGATAATAAACCTTCTAGCATGGCTTGGTTCAAGCTTTCTTCTCATTACTGACTTAACTACATATCCACTTAAGGCAATTGGCATCGAACAAGCAGCAATTGGTTGGTTAGTATTGGGTTGCTTTGTCGGTGGAGCTATAGGATTAATTCAATCTCTCAAACGTATAGAACAATATTCTTATTTAGATAAAGTTTATCTAATTGCTATTATCATACCTTCCCTACTATTCATAACTGGCTTGATCACCGCTAATTTTCAACATAATATAGACTTTTTTCCAAATGTTGTACTTGTCGATGATTTTAAATATCCATCACAAAATTGGAATAAAGATACATTGCTAAGTATAAAGAATGGAGGTTTATTCCATCCTGGAACTAAAAATAATAATTTTAAAGTATCTATTTGGGGCAATAAAAATCAGATATTTAAAGACTTTGATTTTTCAGTTGATGTTAAAAAGGTTAATGGAACTGATGATTCAGCATTCGGTATAATTGCCCGAACTAGCGAGAACAATAAATCTAGTGTAAGGCAGAATTTTTATTACTTACTAATTAAAGGTAATGGCGAGTTTGCGATGGGAAAGCTCATAGGAAGTAACAAATGGGAAGATAAAGTGGGCTGGCAACATTCTACTAGCATCAAGCAAGGTAATAATATAAATCGATTAAGAGTTGTTTGCAATGGTAAAAAGGTAATTGGATGGATTAATGGCCAAAGAGTCGGGATATTTGAAGATGACTCTTACACTTCTGGAAAAATTGGAGTTATCTCATTAGGAAGCAGCGATGATGGGGCTGCTGTATATTTCGATAATGTTCTTGTTAAAACAAAGCCAGAATAG
- a CDS encoding AAA-like domain-containing protein has translation MNWELVKACTVAIATPEGCIQGTGFFISPNGHLLTCAHVVESAGGWEEVRVNGQGVELVYLGDRTRDDFAILQLSGYQGASVPLGFNFQPMDRFLSIGYGRTDFPQGASIDGTITDVNPQSEFSNLPMLRLRVKANSQQVQGGYSGSPVFDAETQRVIGIIAAYDNTEGALALPLVTVRQKWSNLSIFLDINQNVPLLPQNSDSTKVFISYRSQDPDLSLAQYFYEAIKAAGHEAFMAGESIRLGENWPQRIDTELERCDYFLLLLSPQSATSEMVTEEVRRAKQLQDLRPEHKPVILPIRVNFPLSSPLNYDLRGYLSQIQQREWKSPADTLRILQEILSLLTEDGGSSANLAPIEELPTVAPAWETQESPPLPIAEPELPEGQVDLVSEFYIERPPIESRCYEVILKPGSLIRIKAPRQMGKTSLMARILHHASQQGCLAVSLSFQLADGKVFADLDKFLQWFCASVGRKLRIANKLGDYWDVIYGSKDNCTIYFEDYLLVEINQPLVLGLDEVDLVFQHREIADDFFGLLRAWHEDGKNRDIWKKLRLIVVHSTEVYIPMNMHQSPFNVGLPIELPEFNAEQVLNLAQRHRLNWSYTQVEQLMAMVGGHPYLVRVALYSIARQDTTLDLLLQTAPTEAGLYSDHLRRHLWNLEQRPELAAAVKKVVANTSPVRLDSIQCFQLLSMGLLQLQGNDVTPRCNLYRQYFRDRLRVS, from the coding sequence ATGAATTGGGAATTAGTTAAAGCTTGTACCGTAGCGATCGCTACTCCAGAAGGTTGCATCCAAGGCACGGGCTTTTTTATCTCACCCAATGGACATTTACTCACCTGCGCCCATGTAGTTGAGTCAGCAGGGGGTTGGGAAGAAGTGCGAGTCAATGGGCAAGGGGTTGAGTTGGTTTATTTAGGCGATCGCACCCGCGATGATTTCGCCATATTGCAATTATCCGGTTATCAAGGTGCTTCAGTTCCTTTAGGTTTTAATTTTCAGCCGATGGATCGATTTCTGTCTATTGGCTATGGGCGAACGGATTTTCCCCAAGGTGCTTCGATTGATGGCACGATCACTGATGTTAATCCCCAATCTGAATTTAGCAACTTACCAATGTTGCGGTTGCGAGTCAAGGCGAATTCGCAACAAGTGCAAGGGGGTTATAGCGGTTCGCCCGTATTTGATGCGGAAACTCAACGAGTTATTGGCATAATTGCCGCTTATGACAATACAGAAGGCGCATTAGCTCTACCTCTGGTTACAGTGCGACAAAAATGGTCAAATTTGTCAATATTTCTGGATATTAATCAGAATGTCCCACTGTTGCCACAAAATAGTGACAGCACCAAAGTTTTTATTAGCTATCGCAGTCAAGATCCAGACTTGAGCCTTGCCCAGTATTTTTATGAAGCAATCAAAGCTGCTGGACATGAAGCATTTATGGCGGGTGAGAGTATTCGCTTGGGGGAAAACTGGCCCCAGCGCATTGATACAGAATTAGAACGGTGTGATTATTTTCTGCTGCTGTTATCTCCACAATCAGCAACCAGTGAGATGGTTACAGAAGAAGTAAGAAGGGCAAAGCAGTTACAGGATTTGCGTCCTGAGCATAAACCAGTAATTTTGCCCATTCGTGTCAATTTTCCTTTAAGTTCACCACTAAATTATGATTTACGGGGTTATTTAAGTCAGATTCAGCAGCGAGAGTGGAAATCGCCTGCTGATACTCTGAGGATTTTGCAAGAAATTTTGTCATTGTTGACCGAAGATGGTGGAAGCAGCGCAAATCTTGCCCCTATAGAGGAATTGCCAACTGTAGCACCTGCTTGGGAAACTCAGGAAAGTCCGCCTCTACCAATTGCAGAACCAGAATTGCCAGAAGGACAAGTAGATTTAGTCTCGGAATTTTATATTGAGCGTCCTCCCATCGAATCTCGCTGCTATGAGGTAATTTTGAAGCCAGGATCTTTGATTCGGATTAAAGCGCCCCGACAGATGGGTAAAACCTCACTCATGGCACGGATTCTCCATCACGCTTCACAACAGGGTTGTTTAGCTGTATCTTTGAGCTTTCAGTTAGCAGATGGGAAAGTTTTTGCCGATTTAGATAAGTTTCTTCAGTGGTTTTGTGCCAGCGTGGGACGAAAGCTGAGGATAGCCAACAAGCTAGGGGATTACTGGGATGTGATTTATGGCAGTAAAGATAATTGCACCATTTATTTCGAGGATTATCTTTTGGTAGAAATCAACCAACCTCTAGTTTTGGGATTAGATGAAGTTGATTTGGTCTTCCAACATCGAGAAATTGCTGATGACTTTTTTGGACTTTTACGCGCTTGGCATGAGGACGGAAAAAATCGGGATATTTGGAAAAAACTGCGGTTGATAGTAGTGCATTCCACGGAAGTCTATATTCCAATGAATATGCATCAATCGCCGTTTAATGTGGGTTTGCCAATTGAATTGCCTGAGTTTAACGCTGAACAAGTTCTAAATTTGGCACAAAGGCATAGACTTAACTGGAGTTATACCCAAGTTGAACAACTAATGGCAATGGTGGGGGGGCATCCCTATTTGGTAAGAGTGGCACTTTATAGCATTGCCCGACAGGATACTACGCTTGATTTACTTTTGCAAACAGCCCCTACAGAAGCTGGGCTTTATAGCGATCATTTGCGAAGGCATTTGTGGAATTTAGAACAGCGTCCAGAATTAGCTGCTGCTGTCAAGAAGGTAGTTGCAAATACTAGCCCTGTTAGATTGGATTCGATACAATGCTTTCAATTACTCAGTATGGGCTTGCTGCAACTGCAAGGAAATGATGTTACGCCGCGTTGTAATTTGTATCGTCAATATTTCCGCGATCGCCTGAGAGTTAGCTGA
- a CDS encoding CU044_2847 family protein, with protein sequence MARKLLELNTEDGGTILVAVELPEASVGRVSPTGELPIEKVEANFDAVKELIVRGCRPITKAFRTLQQESQPVSGEVEFGVNFTAKGSVYVVECTGQASLKVKITWKLAPEENK encoded by the coding sequence ATGGCTCGTAAACTTCTAGAACTGAATACAGAGGATGGCGGCACGATTTTGGTAGCAGTTGAGCTACCAGAAGCATCAGTAGGTCGTGTGTCGCCCACTGGCGAGTTACCTATAGAAAAAGTAGAGGCTAACTTCGATGCGGTTAAGGAATTGATTGTTCGCGGGTGTCGCCCAATTACAAAGGCGTTTCGTACCTTGCAGCAAGAATCGCAACCCGTAAGCGGAGAAGTTGAGTTTGGCGTAAATTTTACCGCCAAAGGCTCGGTCTATGTGGTCGAATGCACTGGGCAGGCATCACTGAAGGTGAAAATAACTTGGAAACTGGCACCCGAAGAAAACAAGTAA